In Vicinamibacteria bacterium, one genomic interval encodes:
- a CDS encoding APC family permease yields the protein MPDKDVENKSRKHTTAHKRGGLKELPATAICGNDITSSCLYVSALAIIAGGKWAWISLLIVAAVLFLFRGVYAEVVGALPLNGGAYNALLNTTSKRMASVAACLTVLSYMATAVISASEAMHYAHALWERIPVIPATVALMAVFMVLTILGIQESSRVAVFIFLFHLSSLTLLLGVGLLSLMTQGLEVFAENMARPTDSVSRSLFFGFAAAMLGISGFESSANFVEEQAEGVFPKTLRNMWAAVSFFNPAMALLALALVPIGEVPGHRENLLAHMGGLAGGGWLSWLVSVDAVLVLSGAVLTSFIGVTGLVRRMTLDRVLPQFFLKTNRRGTAHRIIFAFFLLSASILFITGGDIEALAGVYTISFLAVMALFGLGNVLLKTRRSRLPRPSRVSWPIVLVGIAAVFVGLAGNIIMHPAYFRVFLAYFIPSLLVALVMLGRIGILKVCLFFVRRVSETVAGITNALATAIRGKMDEINAQQVVFFTRGESLHNLNEAMLYVRNNEHTNRIKVVTVVQDEKEVPARLERDLKFLDEAYPEIDIEFVVEKGEFGPKLIKKLSKEWKIPTNFMFIASPGDHFLFGLAELGGVRLII from the coding sequence ATGCCCGACAAAGACGTCGAAAACAAGTCCCGCAAGCACACCACGGCGCACAAACGCGGTGGGCTGAAGGAGCTGCCCGCCACTGCGATCTGCGGAAACGACATCACCTCGTCCTGCCTCTATGTTTCCGCGCTCGCCATCATTGCCGGAGGCAAATGGGCCTGGATTTCCCTTCTCATCGTGGCCGCGGTTCTGTTCTTGTTTCGAGGGGTCTACGCGGAGGTGGTCGGTGCCCTGCCCCTGAACGGAGGCGCCTACAACGCCCTGCTGAACACCACCAGCAAGCGAATGGCGTCCGTCGCCGCCTGCCTTACCGTGCTCTCTTATATGGCGACCGCAGTCATATCGGCGAGCGAAGCCATGCACTATGCTCACGCCCTGTGGGAGCGCATTCCCGTCATACCCGCCACCGTCGCACTCATGGCGGTCTTCATGGTGCTCACCATCCTGGGCATTCAGGAGTCATCCCGAGTCGCCGTCTTCATCTTCCTCTTCCACCTTTCGAGCTTGACGCTCCTGCTCGGAGTCGGTCTGCTGTCCCTCATGACCCAAGGTCTCGAGGTGTTCGCCGAGAACATGGCGCGCCCGACCGATAGCGTCTCGCGATCGCTTTTCTTCGGCTTCGCCGCCGCCATGCTGGGGATATCCGGCTTCGAGAGCTCCGCCAACTTCGTCGAGGAGCAGGCCGAAGGGGTGTTTCCCAAGACCCTTCGCAACATGTGGGCGGCGGTCAGCTTCTTCAACCCCGCCATGGCGCTCCTGGCACTGGCCCTGGTACCCATCGGCGAGGTACCGGGACATCGCGAGAACCTTCTCGCCCACATGGGAGGACTCGCCGGAGGCGGCTGGCTTTCATGGCTCGTCTCGGTCGATGCCGTCTTGGTCCTGAGCGGCGCGGTCCTCACGTCGTTCATCGGGGTTACGGGTCTGGTGAGGAGAATGACCCTCGATCGGGTGCTGCCGCAGTTCTTTCTGAAGACGAACCGGCGCGGGACGGCGCATCGGATCATCTTTGCCTTCTTCCTGCTCTCCGCATCGATCCTCTTCATCACCGGAGGCGACATCGAAGCCCTCGCCGGCGTCTACACGATCTCGTTCCTCGCGGTGATGGCCCTCTTCGGTCTCGGAAACGTATTGCTCAAGACGAGACGTTCCCGCCTCCCGCGTCCTTCACGGGTTTCATGGCCCATCGTACTCGTCGGGATCGCGGCGGTCTTCGTGGGACTCGCCGGAAACATCATCATGCATCCTGCCTATTTCCGGGTGTTCCTCGCCTATTTCATTCCCAGCCTGCTCGTCGCCCTCGTCATGCTGGGGCGCATCGGTATCCTCAAGGTCTGCCTCTTTTTCGTGCGGCGCGTGAGTGAGACCGTTGCCGGCATCACCAACGCACTCGCCACCGCGATTCGAGGCAAGATGGACGAGATCAACGCGCAGCAGGTCGTCTTCTTCACCCGCGGCGAGAGCTTGCACAACCTCAACGAAGCGATGCTCTACGTCCGAAACAACGAGCACACCAACCGGATCAAAGTAGTCACCGTGGTACAGGACGAAAAAGAAGTCCCCGCGCGACTCGAGCGTGATCTGAAGTTTCTCGACGAGGCCTATCCCGAGATCGACATCGAGTTCGTGGTGGAGAAGGGAGAGTTCGGCCCCAAGCTCATCAAGAAGCTATCCAAGGAATGGAAGATCCCGACGAACTTCATGTTCATCGCCTCACCCGGGGACCATTTCCTCTTCGGCCTAGCGGAGCTCGGAGGCGTACGGCTGATTATCTAG